The following proteins are co-located in the Streptomyces bottropensis ATCC 25435 genome:
- a CDS encoding SDR family oxidoreductase, with translation MRIVIAGGHGQIALRLERLLAARGHEVAGIIRRAEQEDDLRAAGAEPVLCDLESASVEEVAAHLRGADAAVFAAGAGPGSGAGRKDTVDRAAAVLFADASVRAGVRRHLVVSSMGADPAHEGDEIFDVYQRAKGEADAYVRGLEALDWTILRPGMLTDDAGTGLVRLEATTGRGPIPRDDVAATLAELLETPATAGLTLELVSGSAPVAVAVKSVAGN, from the coding sequence ATGCGCATTGTCATCGCCGGAGGTCATGGTCAGATCGCGCTGCGGCTGGAGCGACTGCTCGCCGCGCGCGGTCACGAGGTCGCGGGGATCATCCGCCGCGCCGAGCAGGAGGACGATCTGCGCGCGGCCGGTGCCGAACCCGTGCTGTGCGATCTGGAGTCGGCGTCGGTCGAGGAGGTCGCCGCCCATCTGCGGGGCGCGGACGCCGCCGTGTTCGCGGCGGGCGCCGGGCCGGGCAGCGGGGCGGGCCGCAAGGACACGGTCGACCGCGCGGCCGCGGTCCTGTTCGCCGATGCCTCGGTGCGCGCGGGCGTGCGCCGCCACCTCGTCGTCTCGTCCATGGGCGCGGACCCGGCGCACGAGGGCGACGAGATCTTCGACGTCTACCAGCGGGCCAAGGGAGAGGCCGACGCGTACGTGCGCGGGCTGGAGGCGTTGGACTGGACGATCCTGCGCCCCGGCATGCTGACCGACGACGCCGGCACCGGCCTCGTCCGCCTGGAGGCGACCACCGGCCGCGGCCCGATCCCCCGCGACGACGTGGCCGCCACCCTCGCCGAACTCCTGGAAACCCCCGCGACCGCCGGTCTGACCCTGGAACTCGTCAGCGGCTCGGCGCCCGTGGCCGTGGCCGTGAAGTCGGTGGCGGGCAACTGA